The sequence GCGAAACGCGGAAACCGTCGGAAGTGCCGCCCGCAATGCCCAACGCAACCACATCGAGTCAGGATCAACTGACTTGTCCTGCGGGTTCACAAGATGTAACAACAGAGATATCGGATTCTAGTGCGGCTTCCCCGAGAACAAGTCCTTCCAGCACACAAGACATCCCCAGTATTGAAGAGACGACCTGGAAATGGAACTCTGAAGAGACAGTCACATTCCTGCCTGGAGGAACTGTTACTTTTAGCAACTCCGAGGCAGGTGGAAGCTGGCAGCAAGACGGCGATCAAGTGAAATTTGATAGCAACAACTTCACGATGTTTGAAGTAACGGTGAATAGCCGCGAAATGACAGGTCGATGGTATCGCATAGAGGAGCCATCTACGGGCACTTCAACTTTTTTGGAGAGAGTTGATTAACCTTGTGTTCACAAGAAAGCGCTCTTGTTTTGAATTGAGGGAGTTTTAAACCCATGACATCCCATTCCATCTCACCGATTCAACAAGTTTTAATTGTGGGCGCAACTCATGGCAATGAATTTACTGGCGCTTACGTGATTAAAAAGCTGGAGCAATATCCCAACCGCATTCGGCGATCGACGTTTGAAACCCTGACCTTGCTGGCTAATCCCCAGGCTTTTGCTCAGTCACGCCGATATGTAGACACAGATCTCAATCGTTGTTTTCGACAACAGGATTTGCAAGACTTAACCCGCTCTGCGTATGAAGAAATTCGCGCCAGAGAAATCAATGCTCTCTTTGGCAAACGTGGTAAAACCCCGGTGGATGTGATTCTTGATCTCCATACTACAACAGCCAGCATGAGCTTAACTGTGATCATCGACTCACATCCCTTTAACTTGCGGTTAGCGGCTTATCTTCAGCAAATAAATCCTTCTGTTAAGGTGTTTGTTCTGCCGAAACTGGAGGATGGATATTCTGGCTTGCCGTCTATCT comes from Leptolyngbya sp. CCY15150 and encodes:
- a CDS encoding aspartoacylase encodes the protein MSPIQQVLIVGATHGNEFTGAYVIKKLEQYPNRIRRSTFETLTLLANPQAFAQSRRYVDTDLNRCFRQQDLQDLTRSAYEEIRAREINALFGKRGKTPVDVILDLHTTTASMSLTVIIDSHPFNLRLAAYLQQINPSVKVFVLPKLEDGYSGLPSICGLGCTIEVGAVAPGVLQAEPFQQTEALIDHALDYLEYHNRGEVPLLGRVLTAYQQVGTIDYPRNTADEIEAMIHPQLQFKDYEPLHPGDLMFLLLSGEEIAYTGHETVYPVFINEAAYYEKGIAMVLTQKQQFELVTT